In Erigeron canadensis isolate Cc75 chromosome 8, C_canadensis_v1, whole genome shotgun sequence, the DNA window TAGTTTGGATTAGACCGATtaaatcatcatcaagaatatataataataaaaacaacgGGTGTTTTAAGCTCAAGTTTTTAATACATAAGATTTTTAGTTAATCataagttacaaaaaaacaTACTTATGTATTCAATAAGTATTTAATCAAAGTTACTAAAAAACACACTCATAATCAAAGTTACTAAAATATGATACTTATTGTTATCACACAAGTAGTTTTACAAGTTGTAAACAgtcattcaaaataataaatctttAAGCTAAACCAAGTTTTCTTTAATGTTCttaattacattttaaacgaGTTACTTGTATAAATTGCCTACTAATGACGTTgtcttttgaattttataaaatgtCTATCGATAGTCCGTGTTTTTACACGGGTTCACAACTAGTAAGAATCAAAAACACCAGTTCCATAATACTCACCAATTTTAAATTTCCCTTTAAAAAGCAAACTTTTTTCTCCTTGTTAGGGCTAATGCAAGAAacaagatttttgtttttcatccaTTTACATTCATGAAAATGCGATTTTTCAGTGAAGTTTGCTTATATTTGTTAATTCTATGTGAACCAGtaccaaaaaatcaaaagtgTAATAGCAATATTCCAACAACTTTGCATCGTACACTCATGATGAGATTATTTAAGCTGTGAAGGTACATACTACATAGTATCCTAAAATTCATAATATATTTCTATCAAATACTCCATACCTAAAATGGCAATAATATATGGCTCCTTCAAACTGGCAAGTAAAGAATAATTAAATTACCTGGAAGTTTACACTCAGCATAATGATGCTTTGTGGCATAAGATAAGACACTggtatatacgagtatatttagAGATAAATCTTTAACATCGTATTAAACTTAAATACAAAAAGATTTGGAACAAATACAACTCCCCTAACTGCTTGCAGACTAAGTTTGATGCATTCAATTCGCCTTCAGGTATGCTCTTTCTGCTAAGTTCATCCGCATTTGAAATGTTGTCCATTCTTTCTTGCATCTCTCTCTCACCTGTTGACAAATCAATTGAAATCTGTAAAAAAACATCATTCTAATATGCAAATGTTTTGGAAAAGAGGAAGGTGTGTGCTTGATCATACCCCTTCCCATGCTGCCTTTCCATTCTCGGCCTTTccctaaaaaaagaaacaacataTGACAAATACAGACTTAATATCAAACATTTGAtatttggacatttaaattaacACTCACCTGGTTCCCAAGTGAAGGAACAGTTTGATGAACAACCCACTGTGCATCTACAACTCCTATTTTCTCGTGCGCGGGCTGTTTCAAGAAAGCAAATCTTCATACTTTTAGCCTACAGATATAATGATTAATTGTATTTAGACATAGGAACATGGAGTAATTTACATGTACATCTCACCTCCACACATCTTCTAAGAGCAAAATCAAGACCCCATCCATGGACCAAGTCATTCTGTAAATAATGACAGGGTGAATAATAATACCAAGAAAGAAGGAAAAGGagaataaaataaagaatacaAGTAGTGAATATCTATAGCATAAGAGATGTCAACCTGGATCATATGCCAAACACAACGCCAAGCGCTTCGTGAGAAAACAGGAGCCATTATCTCAATAAATCTGAATCagtttataaaaatgtttaggTTTTCAACCAACACATTTCTATCCATTCAGATGTAAAGTGGAAAACATACGCTGCACATGGTGGTAGATGTGGATCAGCGCACCACCCATCTCTTTCCTCAGCTTCTCTGGGAATGCAACAAAGTTTCATACCAAAAACCTTAGTATCTAATAACACATATAGTTATTTTAACAAGTTAGCATAAGTTTTGTTACTTGTGCACTTCGCTATCATTTTGTTTCCTTGTCATTTGCCATGTTAGTCCGCTATTTGCTGATAAACCCGGCTGGGAAATTTCTAAACCATGCTTCTTGACCAGGCTTATGTACCTGTATATCATAggctaaattataaaaactccAACAGGATCAAACTTCCACTTGGGTACATAATTTTAAACGCTTACCTTTCAGCATCAAAGTCCTCCAATCCAAGATCCTCATCCCAGATGAATATATAGTCATAAGGTGCCAGTATGTCAGGATGCAAAAATCGTTTTGCATACCACCTAACACAGATTTTCCATTGTTTTATTTCAGAATAGTTGATCTATCAAATACTTCAAGGGACAATTTTATTTGGAATGTACTCAACTTTACACCTTTTGTTATTGTAAGTATCATACTTAAAAGCTtcctttttatgtattaaacCTCCAAAACTTGCTTTTGTCTGTACCCTATGATCTCTTCCCCAGgtcattcatttttttaataacgtTGTAGACATATACACTGCCATGTCATCATGAGTGGTGCCATGTCACCGGTTTACATATTATATGAGGTTAGATGCATACAATAGATATATTTGAAAGTTCTGTCATACATCATGACAACTTTTTGTTTGCAAAATAGTATAGGAAAAACTGTAAAGTTCAACACATTCTGAGATAATTTGCTCATACTTCAGGGTAATAAGATTCAAGATAAGTCAGCCTGATATGTGCTAAAAAGCAAAAAGAGTTATTTACATTGTATAGAGGCAGAAAAATGGGCGGTTGaggcaggttgggtaatgggtggAACAATCAATTTTTGGTAGGGACAGATTGACCCAAAACAATTTCTGCACAAGAACTTAATTTTTCATAACTAATTAGGGTGTCAACCATGATTAGAGATGAACAAACATGGCCTAAGTGCctaacccattcataagtagaCCTCTAGCATTCCAATTGTAGCTTTGCAAAGATTACCATTTAGTTTGTTTCGGAACACTGACATGTATAGCCCTCGTTGACCATTCAAATTCATTCCATTCAGTTGTCCGACCATCGTAATGAAACAGCATAATGGAGAAGTTTTCTGAGAACTGATGATGCTAGGAATTAGAAAGATTCACACACATAAACAAAAAGCACATCATTGACCATCACCAAACCTTCTTCACTGCTTTATCAATGTTGTCCTTCTGCTCATAACCAACTGTAAATGTTACAAGGTACCTTTGTTTGATAGTCAAGTCCTGAAAGTTTCACCATATCAAATACTTACCCAAGAGTCCAAGACAAACTAGGTTCTTATAGATAGCAGGTACTTAGCAAAGATATAACAGAAGATACCTCAGCAGGTCTACCATACAATCTGCGGAGGTACAGATCAGACTCGGATGTAACTATACCTGGGGGCAGCCTTTCAGCACCTCGAGGATTTGTTGGAACCCAAATCTGCATTCCACATGAAAAGGATCATGGAAAGAAGATAATTAAGAGAAAACACATAAGAATGTATCACTTAATAAGTTAAAAAGGCCATTATTGTTATTCAGCCAACTCCTTTCTCCAATAGCATGCTTGGAATGGAGTCCCTCGTTGCAGGAACAAAGTCAAGAAACTTGAAGGTCCATCGTGGATATTCAAACAAGTATTTCCAATATCTAGCTCCATCTCCATTATTTTTCTATCCGTATACTTTCATAAAATCAATTGTAGTTTCCTTTTCCATTTTCAGGTGATGTATGAATAGGCTACcaaattattaaaatgattCAGCTATGACCACCCAAATTTCAAACAATTATTTCGTAGCACCCAAGTATCAATTTGGTTTCATTCAGCTGAGAATAATGTCTTTTACAAAACGGTAAATTGCATAAACTAGCAATGTTTTCACACAAAATTTTGTTCAAACATGTTTTCTATCACTTAGTAGTCATTTAGAGTCTGGCTTTTAGGTCATTTTTGTTCAGATTAGAATATTTGTTGGTCCAGTAGGGTGAAGTATTTTGGTCTTTGGACGCAAGTGGCCTCTTAGATGTGCTATAAAGTGAACAAACAAAGAGATGAGTCATATGTAGAAAATATGTTTTAGAAATAAGTACATTGTTATTTAATGTAATCCAGCCCTTGAAAAACAAGATAATTCTTATAAAGTTAGCATGAAGAAATTGATACTAAAAAATGTCTGACTTATAGTTTACTACCCCCTTGGGCCTCTCAAATGAAACATATTTCCACACACAAAAAAGAAGAGGAAGAATAGTGGCagataaaaaagaagaagaagtttacctTTGCATCCTCAGGTTCATGCAATGATATACCCTTATTAAGCCTTATGGAAGACCAAACATTCAAAAGTAACTGCGAAGAGAGGCCTGAGTACTTGTCCTCTATGTAACCAAGATCAATGGAGGAAAGTAGAGTGGACGGAAGgttcatctgaagaaaagaacGAAAAAACTCAACTTATGGTTTTGTATACGAACTCTCTCAAAGATAATAGGGAAAATGCCATAGACTAGCAATGAACTTTTACCACGATGTAGTTATCACTTTGTTCGTCTATTtagataattataatttttttgaccTGCCTAGTCCTAAATTTTTATCGTCACAACCGTTACAATGTACTACACATAACAGTCATCTTTTTGACCGCCCTGACCCAAGTATTAGGATTGACAGGTCAAgtaaaataatactcgtaactaTCTAACCAGATGgtaaaaaagttataacaacCAAAAAAGGATAATCTAAGAAAGTTCATTGTTATTACAGGATAATATAAAGTGACTGATACAAGCTTATAGACATGCCTTGGTCAATGAAATGGTCGGGAAGGAAACTCCTAAAAAGAAACCAAGCACAACACTGATAAAAGTTGTTACTATTAACCTCATAGTCTCGTTCGATTGTCTAGAACTGCGCAAAAAAACATCATTCAACAACAATATGATCAACCAAGGGTTTCAATGTCTTTAGACCTAAAAACATCAAAAGAAACAAGAACTCGAATTTAGTACCTGCGGATGGAGGTTCCcataataattttttctttcctGATCGAGCTGGATGATTTAAATGACACAAAATAAGATGtacaatataatttatatatgtttcaatTCTGGTGAACTCAAAAATCTGAATCCCTGGCAACCCAAATAGTGTAGCTTAATTTATCACAGCAGGTCCAACCCTGATACATCagaaaaggaaataaaaaaaatacagattAATTTGCATACAAAAATGTATCACTTAAATTGTAACTgatcatttttcaataaaagttGTTGTATTTGTAATGCTGAAAAAATTCACTGAATGccatatatttctatatattttctaCTTTTAATTAGTACCAACCGACAGCAATAATATATAGTGGCCGGTAGCAGTGCTTATACACACATTACCTTACATTACAAAATATTATTGATTATTTACTCATGATCACATTCAATCAAGAAGtgcaaacacacacacacacaatctatatatatatatatatatatatgtaagtgaACTTTGAATAACTAAACTGACCTGAAGGCAGAAAATTAAGGAAAAGAAAAGGTTGTGATCCGTAGATCAAATTCTAATTGTTTACAATTACAAGAAGCAATAATATATAGTTCAAGGGTGTATTAACATAGTAGGAGGGCAGAATCTTTCATCAGACAAAATTCTTTTCATCATTTTCTATTTGTTAAATGGGAGAAGGGAGTCATTTAGTAGTctgattatattatatatatatggtggtcCACTATGTATGTATTTTGTGTCGGAACTATAAATATGATCTGACGGTCCAAGTCCTTTATGTTTGGTCCACGTGTATCTAGTGATGGATGTTGCGACGacgtagtatatatatatatatatatggaaaagtgaatatatggCTATCATGTATTCAAGTTTGGTATAGATCccatcacatattaattttttaatatttgttgtaaaataaataaatcacatggccccatgatttttatggtttaaaaaattgacATGTGAGGAGTTCTATACCCAAGCTTAGGTACAAGATAGCTTCATATTCTCttccctcatatatatatatatatatagggtaacatttcagtgagaacagtcttaaaataagaacggtgagaacacttaaaaaatatcattttaatgcattaaaagtccataaaactatatattaatgcattaaaagtccataaaaaatatcattatttaagtgtttaacaatacattgatctgtcaaaatcgagaaaatcaatttttttgttttgtgcatccatcttggatgcatattcatcaaaatgatgcatccaacaaaaaacgtgattttttcacttttgacagatcaatgtgttgttaaacatttaaataatgataattagttaagcactatgttagttttatggacttttaatgcatcaaaatgatgttttttaagtgttctcaccgttcttattttaaaactgttcttatttgattgctcccctatatatatatatatatatatatatttatagaaaatgattaatcctcctaagcAACTAACCTagtaatctttttaattatgaaatgatgataaatgaaaaatttaggggcaaaattaagaaaaagaattagtggataccacatatCACCTTGTTTTCGAAAGATTATTAGTCTATTTTGTTctaaggatttatcattttcttttttttattcaataaaCTCTTCAACACTTTGCTATGACGACAAAACACGTAGtaaattttttacttttcttcCTAGCTTCCCACCTGttcttttgttatttatgcAGATTATGATTATCGATAAAAACGCCTTTTTAGGttatttgaaaataataaaattttgaataattaatacttttttaCTTACGGTGTTAATTTAGAAGTAAATTGTTTAGTGTAGTTATTTGAGTTTATAATATGAAGAAttttaaacttattattttaagtttttaacctTATTAATTTATGTCGGCTTTTTCATTTTGATTTCGTTCAACTTTACGTCATTATTGGATCCTAATAAACCTTTATGAACTAGATTAGTATACGtctcctttaaaaaaaatataaatcgaGCTCTATATACAAATGCTCGCATACCTTGTAGATCGTTACTGCAGTTTCTATTTTTGAGATAACACGACTTAAAAAACGATATATAATACCAACAACTTCACATTATTCCCAGTCCCAGATATATGCTGCCACCGTTAGATTTTCTCTTGAGTTTCACATATGACTTAATTTTCTTTAAAGACAACTTATGATTTACTAGTAAAGTATGAATAATGTGATTACGTTGAGtagtgtaagttgatgtaaataaaattgatgtaaatgtgacatTTAAGATATTTTAGAAGACAATTTTAATGTGTAAATTAGTTAGAATTTTTTTATACtagtaaagataaataaaaaatccatatacataacataacttaaaattccatatatatcaaacaaaaatataattatattatattatatagtatattaaGTGAAATGGatgtgaatagtaactcgcctgATATTCGTTCATTTCACACCCCGTACTACCATTTGGATTTTGTCAAATCGTATCTTGTTCGGGTTTTTTTATTACGAGTTACTTCCTGGTTTCTTCTCAGGCCAGTTAGTATT includes these proteins:
- the LOC122611082 gene encoding uncharacterized protein LOC122611082, translating into MGTSIRSSRQSNETMRLIVTTFISVVLGFFLGVSFPTISLTKMNLPSTLLSSIDLGYIEDKYSGLSSQLLLNVWSSIRLNKGISLHEPEDAKIWVPTNPRGAERLPPGIVTSESDLYLRRLYGRPAEDLTIKQRYLVTFTVGYEQKDNIDKAVKKFSENFSIMLFHYDGRTTEWNEFEWSTRAIHVSVPKQTKWWYAKRFLHPDILAPYDYIFIWDEDLGLEDFDAERYISLVKKHGLEISQPGLSANSGLTWQMTRKQNDSEVHKEAEERDGWCADPHLPPCAAFIEIMAPVFSRSAWRCVWHMIQNDLVHGWGLDFALRRCVEPAHEKIGVVDAQWVVHQTVPSLGNQGKAENGKAAWEGVRERCKKEWTTFQMRMNLAERAYLKAN